In Clupea harengus chromosome 1, Ch_v2.0.2, whole genome shotgun sequence, one DNA window encodes the following:
- the alg13 gene encoding putative bifunctional UDP-N-acetylglucosamine transferase and deubiquitinase ALG13 isoform X1 translates to MKNTLKKYFANMDEYFARNGLYRKMVARDGSCLFRAVSEQLYYTQFYHQKVRTDCVHFMRKNRSIFETYVEGSFEKYLERLEDPMETAGQVEIKALSLLHRRCFIIYRYPGGPPTEISPDDFVEKILLCYSNTKHYDIVYPKTYVPSARICQTLLYDLLYTQVLGVDPRDLQMAMEVWHSRRHRNSHSMCSDEGGYDTPDERREDWDLDGNYAIEDEARLEMDESKSTEEPATFTLSYQVVKSLDPNVYRNVEFDVWHFTRRELRKTDFIVIAGRQYFLGDKCQVRLDPKGRYYNAFIQEVGTKTSVVTVFIEELGERIQVSLANLKPVNPVPACQVPPMSQCGSSEQYSTEQDYEVRGRRRFYRKPRAVAMPIPCSRAQPGMGPRFQPTPGNMPAGRPTGFHGPPMPPRGMECDHYRPHSSPRAHRGSGSPRRSSRFVNRHHLIGPEVSFYHNAGKRCYQSFENYSFRPRVRRHMQTIAKECQFSLVPSGAEEVQDMGGPVTFYDIDKGSQNAFPPLQGQPVGRPMVAAAASYWVPRGCSPSPTPRDQAVTSSEEDNDERSTGGEQGEYSGEYVYSGGDAGFESPSVYTAAESTANLTIQEGGSCSGSTQEGAATYSYSQQVVVKSAVISSSQPVTHPSADIFTANSSSTSSSRSSDTPPDSQPSFIAHHGQPPTPRPGLFMTYPWHVNEMAEAVGVAPPPPFSCDPNGNDLPEDYKVIQYYFNLGVQCYQSYLHSLVHSHQAYQQQGTDGQYQSYPSNALDHTVPEPYCEPGTVGHNAQPEAPAHGPPLSLDPPPAAPSGPVFYPLVQEPRSQSFLPHIYEPYVPPLPPPATYHYVTTWIPGAPGQPWVHAHPIDYSTAHPPHHARPPHNTHLVHHLPPSV, encoded by the exons ATGAAGAACACCTTGAAGAAATATTTTGCAAACATGGACGAATATTTCGCCAGAAATGGTCTTTACCGAAAAATGGTGGCTCGAGACGGGTCTTGTCTATTTCGAGCCGTCTCTGAACAG CTATACTACACTCAGTTCTACCATCAGAAAGTAAGGACGGACTGTGTTCACTTCATGAGAAAAAACAGGAGCATCTTTGAGACG TATGTCGAAGGGTCTTTCGAGAAGTATCTGGAGCGCTTGGAGGACCCAATG gaaactGCAGGGCAAGTGGAGATCAAGGCATTGTCCTTGCTTCATAG GCGGTGCTTTATCATATACAGGTACCCCGGCGGTCCTCCAACGGAAATATCACCAGATGACTTTGTGGAGAAG ATTTTGCTGTGTTATTCAAACACCAAGCACTATGACATTGTTTACCCGAAGACCTATGTTCCTTCGGCCCGAATATGTCAAA CGCTGCTGTACGACTTGCTGTACACACAGGTTCTGGGCGTGGACCCCCGGGACCTGCAGATGGCCATGGAGGTGTGGCACAGCCGGCGCCACAGGAACAGCCACTCGATGTGCAGCGATGAAGGGGGCTATGACACCCCTGATGagaggag GGAGGATTGGGACCTGGACGGCAATTATGCCATTGAAGACGAGGCAAGGCTGGAAATGGATGAATCCAAG AGTACAGAGGAGCCAGCCACCTTCACTTTATCCTACCAAGTTGTCAAATCTCTGGATCCCAATGTGTATCGCAATGTAGAGTTTGATGTCTGGCACTTCACACGCAGAG AGCTAAGGAAGACTGATTTCATAGTAATCGCAGGTAGACAATACTTCTTGGGAGATAAATGCCAG GTGCGCCTTGACCCCAAGGGGAGGTATTACAATGCCTTTATCCAAGAGGTGGGCACCAAGACCAGTGTGGTGACTGTGTTCATTGAAGAACTTGGAGAGAG GATCCAGGTGTCCTTGGCTAACTTAAAGCCAGTGAATCCTGTTCCTGCATGTCAGGTCCCTCCCATGAGCCAATGTGGCTCCTCTGAGCAGTACTCCACAGAGCAGG ATTATGAGGTCCGTGGGAGGCGCCGCTTCTACCGAAAGCCCCGCGCCGTGGCCATGCCCATTCCCTGCTCCCGCGCCCAGCCTGGCATGGGCCCCCGCTTCCAGCCGACCCCTGGCAACATGCCCGCCGGCCGGCCAACCGGGTTCCACGGACCCCCGATGCCACCCAGGGGGATGGAGTGTGATCACTACCGCCCCCACTCTAGCCCCCGGGCCCACCGAGGCTCCGGCTCCCCCAG ACGCTCCTCGCGCTTTGTGAACCGCCATCACCTCATTGGGCCAGAAGTGTCCTTTTATCACAACGCTGGCAAGCGCTGTTACCAGAGCTTTGAAAACTACTCCTTCAGACCCCG AGTCCGGCGCCACATGCAGACCATTGCCAAGGAGTGCCAGTTCAGCTTGGTCCCCAGTGGTGCTGAGGAGGTGCAAGATATGGGCGGCCCGGTGACCTTCTATGACATTGACAAAGGGAGCCAGAATGCCTTTCCCCCTCTGCAG GGACAACCAGTTGGCCGTCCGATGGTGGCAGCCGCTGCCTCTTACTGGGTCCCAAGAGGGTGCagcccctcccccacacccagGGACCAGGCTGTTACCTCTTCAGAGGAGGACAATGATGAGAGGAGCACTGGAGGAGAGCAAG GGGAATACTCAGGGGAGTATGTCTACTCTGGAGGAG ATGCAGGATTTGAGAGCCCATCAGTTTACACTGCAGCAGAGTCTACTGCCAACTTG ACCATTCAGGAAGGAGGGTCGTGTTCTGGTTCAACACAAGAGGGCGCAGCCACATACAGCTATTCCCAGCAG GTGGTGGTGAAATCTGCTGTGATCTCATCCTCTCAGCCAGTCACCCATCCCTCAGCTGACATCTTCACAGccaactcctcctccacctcctcctctagGAGCTCAGACACGCCGCCCGACTCCCAGCCCTCCTTCATCGCCCACCATGGGCAGCCCCCGACTCCTaggccag GTTTATTCATGACTTACCCGTGGCATGTTAATGAGATGGCAGAGGCTGTGGGCGtggccccaccaccacccttctCCTGTGACCCCAATGGCAACGATCTTCCTGAAG actATAAAGTTATTCAGTACTATTTCAATCTCGGAGTGCAG TGCTACCAGTCCTACTTGCACTCATTGGTGCACTCTCATCAGGCGTACCAGCAGCAGGGCACAGACGGGCAGTACCAGTCCTATCCCAGCAATGCCCTCGACCACACTGTGCCCGAGCCCTACTGCGAGCCTGGCACCGTGGGGCATAATGCACAGCCAGAGGCGCCAGCGCACG GGCCCCCCCTGAGCTTGGACCCCCCCCCGGCTGCCCCCTCTGGTCCGGTCTTCTACCCCCTGGTGCAGGAGCCGCGGAGCCAGTCCTTCCTGCCCCACATTTATGAGCCCTACGTGCCGCCGCTGCCTCCACCCGCCACCTACCACTACGTCACCACTTGGATCCCGGGGGCACCTGGCCAGCCCTGGGTACACGCCCACCCAATAGACTACAGCACCGCACACCCCCCACATCATGCCCGCCCACCTCACAACACCCACCTCGTGCACCACCTGCCACCCAGTGTGTAG
- the LOC116220001 gene encoding uncharacterized protein LOC116220001, which yields MANTNNLLIWSDDEVGLLLQISLKYKCDKLQKGIDWETCKSKYVDITGLFEEQYPIYSTWKNFPHNKDSLLYFIAKGQVTTKLKQVKRNYRRAVYAGRRSANGHVVFIYFKLCEQLWGGSPDTQGNDTGIETDDLEIAESDIERSDLPPGVVKQRLDLLQARLNSHRGDRLKRKFPGEQEDREMKRRMLALMEANVLATRINSVNLAQMNTRMAEITKTVKDGFSLIVQVFQQLNESNFAPPQQRSSTSTLYS from the exons ATGGCAAACACAAATAATCTGTTGATTTGGAGCGATGACGAGGTGGGACTCTTGTTGCAAATCAGCCTGAAATACAAATGTGATAAATTACAGAAGGGTATCGACTGGGAGACCTGTAAATCCAAATATGTGGATATAACCGGCTTGTTTGAGGAGCAATATCCAATTTACTCAACCTGGAAGAATTTCCCTCACAACAAAGACTCTTTGCTTTACTTTATAGCTAAAGGGCAGGTCACAACGAAGCTTAAACAAGTCAAAAGGAATTATAGGAGGGCTGTGTACGCTGGGCGTCGAAGTGCCAATGGGCACGTAGTCTTCATATATTTCAAGCTATGCGAGCAGCTTTGGGGTGGCTCGCCTGATACGCAGGGCAACGACACCGGCATCGAGACAGATGACCTGGAGATCGCCGAGTCTGACATTGAACGTTCAGATCTTCCACCTGGAGTTGTAAAGCAGCGCTTGGATTTGCTCCAG GCAAGGTTGAACAGCCACAGAGGGGACAGGCTTAAGAGGAAGTTTCCGGGTGAGCAGGAGGATCGTGAAATGAAGAGGCGGATGTTGGCCTTAATGGAGGCCAACGTGTTGGCCACCAGAATCAACTCTGTAAACTTGGCCCAAATGAATACCAGGATGGCTGAAATAACCAAGACTGTTAAGGATGGCTTCTCCCTGATTGTTCAGGTATTTCAACAGCTAAATGAAAGTAACTTTGCACCACCCCAACAGAGAAGCAGCACCAGCACACTATATAGttaa
- the alg13 gene encoding putative bifunctional UDP-N-acetylglucosamine transferase and deubiquitinase ALG13 isoform X3, whose protein sequence is MKNTLKKYFANMDEYFARNGLYRKMVARDGSCLFRAVSEQLYYTQFYHQKVRTDCVHFMRKNRSIFETYVEGSFEKYLERLEDPMETAGQVEIKALSLLHRRCFIIYRYPGGPPTEISPDDFVEKILLCYSNTKHYDIVYPKTYVPSARICQTLLYDLLYTQVLGVDPRDLQMAMEVWHSRRHRNSHSMCSDEGGYDTPDERREDWDLDGNYAIEDEARLEMDESKSTEEPATFTLSYQVVKSLDPNVYRNVEFDVWHFTRRELRKTDFIVIAGRQYFLGDKCQVRLDPKGRYYNAFIQEVGTKTSVVTVFIEELGERIQVSLANLKPVNPVPACQVPPMSQCGSSEQYSTEQDYEVRGRRRFYRKPRAVAMPIPCSRAQPGMGPRFQPTPGNMPAGRPTGFHGPPMPPRGMECDHYRPHSSPRAHRGSGSPRRSSRFVNRHHLIGPEVSFYHNAGKRCYQSFENYSFRPRVRRHMQTIAKECQFSLVPSGAEEVQDMGGPVTFYDIDKGSQNAFPPLQGQPVGRPMVAAAASYWVPRGCSPSPTPRDQAVTSSEEDNDERSTGGEQGEYSGEYVYSGGDAGFESPSVYTAAESTANLTIQEGGSCSGSTQEGAATYSYSQQVVVKSAVISSSQPVTHPSADIFTANSSSTSSSRSSDTPPDSQPSFIAHHGQPPTPRPGLFMTYPWHVNEMAEAVGVAPPPPFSCDPNGNDLPEDYKVIQYYFNLGVQCYQSYLHSLVHSHQAYQQQGTDGQYQSYPSNALDHTVPEPYCEPGTVGHNAQPEAPAHAPRQTPTFFF, encoded by the exons ATGAAGAACACCTTGAAGAAATATTTTGCAAACATGGACGAATATTTCGCCAGAAATGGTCTTTACCGAAAAATGGTGGCTCGAGACGGGTCTTGTCTATTTCGAGCCGTCTCTGAACAG CTATACTACACTCAGTTCTACCATCAGAAAGTAAGGACGGACTGTGTTCACTTCATGAGAAAAAACAGGAGCATCTTTGAGACG TATGTCGAAGGGTCTTTCGAGAAGTATCTGGAGCGCTTGGAGGACCCAATG gaaactGCAGGGCAAGTGGAGATCAAGGCATTGTCCTTGCTTCATAG GCGGTGCTTTATCATATACAGGTACCCCGGCGGTCCTCCAACGGAAATATCACCAGATGACTTTGTGGAGAAG ATTTTGCTGTGTTATTCAAACACCAAGCACTATGACATTGTTTACCCGAAGACCTATGTTCCTTCGGCCCGAATATGTCAAA CGCTGCTGTACGACTTGCTGTACACACAGGTTCTGGGCGTGGACCCCCGGGACCTGCAGATGGCCATGGAGGTGTGGCACAGCCGGCGCCACAGGAACAGCCACTCGATGTGCAGCGATGAAGGGGGCTATGACACCCCTGATGagaggag GGAGGATTGGGACCTGGACGGCAATTATGCCATTGAAGACGAGGCAAGGCTGGAAATGGATGAATCCAAG AGTACAGAGGAGCCAGCCACCTTCACTTTATCCTACCAAGTTGTCAAATCTCTGGATCCCAATGTGTATCGCAATGTAGAGTTTGATGTCTGGCACTTCACACGCAGAG AGCTAAGGAAGACTGATTTCATAGTAATCGCAGGTAGACAATACTTCTTGGGAGATAAATGCCAG GTGCGCCTTGACCCCAAGGGGAGGTATTACAATGCCTTTATCCAAGAGGTGGGCACCAAGACCAGTGTGGTGACTGTGTTCATTGAAGAACTTGGAGAGAG GATCCAGGTGTCCTTGGCTAACTTAAAGCCAGTGAATCCTGTTCCTGCATGTCAGGTCCCTCCCATGAGCCAATGTGGCTCCTCTGAGCAGTACTCCACAGAGCAGG ATTATGAGGTCCGTGGGAGGCGCCGCTTCTACCGAAAGCCCCGCGCCGTGGCCATGCCCATTCCCTGCTCCCGCGCCCAGCCTGGCATGGGCCCCCGCTTCCAGCCGACCCCTGGCAACATGCCCGCCGGCCGGCCAACCGGGTTCCACGGACCCCCGATGCCACCCAGGGGGATGGAGTGTGATCACTACCGCCCCCACTCTAGCCCCCGGGCCCACCGAGGCTCCGGCTCCCCCAG ACGCTCCTCGCGCTTTGTGAACCGCCATCACCTCATTGGGCCAGAAGTGTCCTTTTATCACAACGCTGGCAAGCGCTGTTACCAGAGCTTTGAAAACTACTCCTTCAGACCCCG AGTCCGGCGCCACATGCAGACCATTGCCAAGGAGTGCCAGTTCAGCTTGGTCCCCAGTGGTGCTGAGGAGGTGCAAGATATGGGCGGCCCGGTGACCTTCTATGACATTGACAAAGGGAGCCAGAATGCCTTTCCCCCTCTGCAG GGACAACCAGTTGGCCGTCCGATGGTGGCAGCCGCTGCCTCTTACTGGGTCCCAAGAGGGTGCagcccctcccccacacccagGGACCAGGCTGTTACCTCTTCAGAGGAGGACAATGATGAGAGGAGCACTGGAGGAGAGCAAG GGGAATACTCAGGGGAGTATGTCTACTCTGGAGGAG ATGCAGGATTTGAGAGCCCATCAGTTTACACTGCAGCAGAGTCTACTGCCAACTTG ACCATTCAGGAAGGAGGGTCGTGTTCTGGTTCAACACAAGAGGGCGCAGCCACATACAGCTATTCCCAGCAG GTGGTGGTGAAATCTGCTGTGATCTCATCCTCTCAGCCAGTCACCCATCCCTCAGCTGACATCTTCACAGccaactcctcctccacctcctcctctagGAGCTCAGACACGCCGCCCGACTCCCAGCCCTCCTTCATCGCCCACCATGGGCAGCCCCCGACTCCTaggccag GTTTATTCATGACTTACCCGTGGCATGTTAATGAGATGGCAGAGGCTGTGGGCGtggccccaccaccacccttctCCTGTGACCCCAATGGCAACGATCTTCCTGAAG actATAAAGTTATTCAGTACTATTTCAATCTCGGAGTGCAG TGCTACCAGTCCTACTTGCACTCATTGGTGCACTCTCATCAGGCGTACCAGCAGCAGGGCACAGACGGGCAGTACCAGTCCTATCCCAGCAATGCCCTCGACCACACTGTGCCCGAGCCCTACTGCGAGCCTGGCACCGTGGGGCATAATGCACAGCCAGAGGCGCCAGCGCACG CGCCAAGACAAAcaccaacgttttttttttga
- the alg13 gene encoding putative bifunctional UDP-N-acetylglucosamine transferase and deubiquitinase ALG13 isoform X2 → MKNTLKKYFANMDEYFARNGLYRKMVARDGSCLFRAVSEQLYYTQFYHQKVRTDCVHFMRKNRSIFETYVEGSFEKYLERLEDPMETAGQVEIKALSLLHRRCFIIYRYPGGPPTEISPDDFVEKILLCYSNTKHYDIVYPKTYVPSARICQTLLYDLLYTQVLGVDPRDLQMAMEVWHSRRHRNSHSMCSDEGGYDTPDERREDWDLDGNYAIEDEARLEMDESKSTEEPATFTLSYQVVKSLDPNVYRNVEFDVWHFTRRELRKTDFIVIAGRQYFLGDKCQVRLDPKGRYYNAFIQEVGTKTSVVTVFIEELGERIQVSLANLKPVNPVPACQVPPMSQCGSSEQYSTEQDYEVRGRRRFYRKPRAVAMPIPCSRAQPGMGPRFQPTPGNMPAGRPTGFHGPPMPPRGMECDHYRPHSSPRAHRGSGSPRRSSRFVNRHHLIGPEVSFYHNAGKRCYQSFENYSFRPRVRRHMQTIAKECQFSLVPSGAEEVQDMGGPVTFYDIDKGSQNAFPPLQGQPVGRPMVAAAASYWVPRGCSPSPTPRDQAVTSSEEDNDERSTGGEQGEYSGEYVYSGGDAGFESPSVYTAAESTANLTIQEGGSCSGSTQEGAATYSYSQQPVTHPSADIFTANSSSTSSSRSSDTPPDSQPSFIAHHGQPPTPRPGLFMTYPWHVNEMAEAVGVAPPPPFSCDPNGNDLPEDYKVIQYYFNLGVQCYQSYLHSLVHSHQAYQQQGTDGQYQSYPSNALDHTVPEPYCEPGTVGHNAQPEAPAHGPPLSLDPPPAAPSGPVFYPLVQEPRSQSFLPHIYEPYVPPLPPPATYHYVTTWIPGAPGQPWVHAHPIDYSTAHPPHHARPPHNTHLVHHLPPSV, encoded by the exons ATGAAGAACACCTTGAAGAAATATTTTGCAAACATGGACGAATATTTCGCCAGAAATGGTCTTTACCGAAAAATGGTGGCTCGAGACGGGTCTTGTCTATTTCGAGCCGTCTCTGAACAG CTATACTACACTCAGTTCTACCATCAGAAAGTAAGGACGGACTGTGTTCACTTCATGAGAAAAAACAGGAGCATCTTTGAGACG TATGTCGAAGGGTCTTTCGAGAAGTATCTGGAGCGCTTGGAGGACCCAATG gaaactGCAGGGCAAGTGGAGATCAAGGCATTGTCCTTGCTTCATAG GCGGTGCTTTATCATATACAGGTACCCCGGCGGTCCTCCAACGGAAATATCACCAGATGACTTTGTGGAGAAG ATTTTGCTGTGTTATTCAAACACCAAGCACTATGACATTGTTTACCCGAAGACCTATGTTCCTTCGGCCCGAATATGTCAAA CGCTGCTGTACGACTTGCTGTACACACAGGTTCTGGGCGTGGACCCCCGGGACCTGCAGATGGCCATGGAGGTGTGGCACAGCCGGCGCCACAGGAACAGCCACTCGATGTGCAGCGATGAAGGGGGCTATGACACCCCTGATGagaggag GGAGGATTGGGACCTGGACGGCAATTATGCCATTGAAGACGAGGCAAGGCTGGAAATGGATGAATCCAAG AGTACAGAGGAGCCAGCCACCTTCACTTTATCCTACCAAGTTGTCAAATCTCTGGATCCCAATGTGTATCGCAATGTAGAGTTTGATGTCTGGCACTTCACACGCAGAG AGCTAAGGAAGACTGATTTCATAGTAATCGCAGGTAGACAATACTTCTTGGGAGATAAATGCCAG GTGCGCCTTGACCCCAAGGGGAGGTATTACAATGCCTTTATCCAAGAGGTGGGCACCAAGACCAGTGTGGTGACTGTGTTCATTGAAGAACTTGGAGAGAG GATCCAGGTGTCCTTGGCTAACTTAAAGCCAGTGAATCCTGTTCCTGCATGTCAGGTCCCTCCCATGAGCCAATGTGGCTCCTCTGAGCAGTACTCCACAGAGCAGG ATTATGAGGTCCGTGGGAGGCGCCGCTTCTACCGAAAGCCCCGCGCCGTGGCCATGCCCATTCCCTGCTCCCGCGCCCAGCCTGGCATGGGCCCCCGCTTCCAGCCGACCCCTGGCAACATGCCCGCCGGCCGGCCAACCGGGTTCCACGGACCCCCGATGCCACCCAGGGGGATGGAGTGTGATCACTACCGCCCCCACTCTAGCCCCCGGGCCCACCGAGGCTCCGGCTCCCCCAG ACGCTCCTCGCGCTTTGTGAACCGCCATCACCTCATTGGGCCAGAAGTGTCCTTTTATCACAACGCTGGCAAGCGCTGTTACCAGAGCTTTGAAAACTACTCCTTCAGACCCCG AGTCCGGCGCCACATGCAGACCATTGCCAAGGAGTGCCAGTTCAGCTTGGTCCCCAGTGGTGCTGAGGAGGTGCAAGATATGGGCGGCCCGGTGACCTTCTATGACATTGACAAAGGGAGCCAGAATGCCTTTCCCCCTCTGCAG GGACAACCAGTTGGCCGTCCGATGGTGGCAGCCGCTGCCTCTTACTGGGTCCCAAGAGGGTGCagcccctcccccacacccagGGACCAGGCTGTTACCTCTTCAGAGGAGGACAATGATGAGAGGAGCACTGGAGGAGAGCAAG GGGAATACTCAGGGGAGTATGTCTACTCTGGAGGAG ATGCAGGATTTGAGAGCCCATCAGTTTACACTGCAGCAGAGTCTACTGCCAACTTG ACCATTCAGGAAGGAGGGTCGTGTTCTGGTTCAACACAAGAGGGCGCAGCCACATACAGCTATTCCCAGCAG CCAGTCACCCATCCCTCAGCTGACATCTTCACAGccaactcctcctccacctcctcctctagGAGCTCAGACACGCCGCCCGACTCCCAGCCCTCCTTCATCGCCCACCATGGGCAGCCCCCGACTCCTaggccag GTTTATTCATGACTTACCCGTGGCATGTTAATGAGATGGCAGAGGCTGTGGGCGtggccccaccaccacccttctCCTGTGACCCCAATGGCAACGATCTTCCTGAAG actATAAAGTTATTCAGTACTATTTCAATCTCGGAGTGCAG TGCTACCAGTCCTACTTGCACTCATTGGTGCACTCTCATCAGGCGTACCAGCAGCAGGGCACAGACGGGCAGTACCAGTCCTATCCCAGCAATGCCCTCGACCACACTGTGCCCGAGCCCTACTGCGAGCCTGGCACCGTGGGGCATAATGCACAGCCAGAGGCGCCAGCGCACG GGCCCCCCCTGAGCTTGGACCCCCCCCCGGCTGCCCCCTCTGGTCCGGTCTTCTACCCCCTGGTGCAGGAGCCGCGGAGCCAGTCCTTCCTGCCCCACATTTATGAGCCCTACGTGCCGCCGCTGCCTCCACCCGCCACCTACCACTACGTCACCACTTGGATCCCGGGGGCACCTGGCCAGCCCTGGGTACACGCCCACCCAATAGACTACAGCACCGCACACCCCCCACATCATGCCCGCCCACCTCACAACACCCACCTCGTGCACCACCTGCCACCCAGTGTGTAG
- the LOC105905280 gene encoding cytochrome P450 2K1-like isoform X1, which yields MALLEGLLQAPGSFTLLVAVLLLLLVWLYSSGVSNPEKGKEPPGPRPLPILGNLLMLDLKRPYMTLCELSKKYGSVFTVYFGPKKVVVLTGYKTVKQALVNHAEEFGERDITPLFHDLNKGHGILFANGESWKEMRRFALINMRDFGMGKRGSEEKILEETQRLIEVFEKFEGEPFDTTQPVNYAVSNIISAIVYGNRFDYDDPKFKAMVKRANENIQLTGSPSVQLYNMFPWLKPWVKNLKQMLKNSEVHVKEMKRIINGLQETLNPQELRGFVDSFLVRKQSAEESGQKESLFHEKNLICCVTNLFAAGTDTSGTTLRWALLLMAKYPHVQDRVHEEIDRVIGGRQPAVGDRKSLPYTDAVIHEIQRVANIVPLSLPHTTSCDAYFQDFFIKKGTAVIPLLTSVLRDESEWEQPYMFHPEHFLDDQGQFVKRDAFLAFSAGRRACLGEGLARMELFLFFAALLQRFRYTPPPGVSEDELDLTPAVGLTLNPSPHKLCAVRRS from the exons ATGGCTTTACTGGAGGGACTTCTCCAGGCCCCCGGCTCATTCACTCTGCTGGTTGCggtgctgttgttgctgcttgTCTGGCTTTACTCCTCCGGTGTCAGCAACccagagaaagggaaggaaccTCCAGGACCCAGACCACTGCCCATCCTGGGTAACCTGCTGATGCTGGATCTGAAGAGACCCTACATGACACTTTGTGAG CTCTCCAAGAAGTATGGGTCTGTCTTTACCGTTTACTTTGGTCCTAAGAAAGTGGTCGTCTTAACAGGATACAAGACTGTTAAGCAAGCGCTTGTGAACCATGCAGAGGAGTTTGGGGAGAGAGATATCACCCCTTTATTTCATGATCTCAACAAAGGACACG GGATCCTGTTTGCCAATGGAGAGAGCTGGAAGGAGATGAGGCGTTTTGCCCTCATAAATATGCGGGACTTTGGGATGggcaagagagggagtgaggaaaaGATTCTAGAAGAGACTCAACGCCTTATAGAGGTGTTTGAAAAATTCGAAG GCGAACCCTTTGACACGACGCAGCCGGTGAACTACGCCGTCTCCAATATCATCAGTGCTATTGTGTACGGCAACAGATTTGATTACGATGACCCCAAGTTTAAGGCCATGGTCAAACGGGCCAATGAAAACATTCAGCTTACTGGCTCTCCGTCAGTTCAG CTCTACAACATGTTCCCCTGGTTAAAACCCTGGGTGAAGAACTTGAAGCAAATGTTGAAGAACTCTGAGGTGCACGttaaggagatgaagaggattATCAACGGCCTCCAAGAGACACTGAACCCTCAGGAGCTGCGTGGCTTTGTGGACTCGTTCCTCGTCCGCAAGCAGAGTGCCGAG GAATCTGGCCAAAAAGAGTCCCTGTTCCACGAGAAGAACCTGATATGCTGCGTGACCAACCTGTTTGCAGCCGGCACAGACACCTCTGGGACCACACTGCGCTGGGCACTGCTGCTGATGGCCAAGTACCCCCATGTTCAGG ACAGAGTCCATGAGGAGATTGACAGGGTGATTGGTGGACGACAGCCTGCAGTTGGGGACAGGAAAAGCCTGCCCTACACTGACGCAGTGATCCACGAGATCCAGAGAGTAGCCAACATTGTGCCTTTAAGCCTTCCCCACACTACCAGCTGTGATGCTTATTTCCAGGACTTCTTCATCAAAAAG GGCACCGCTGTGATTCCTCTGCTCACCTCAGTCCTGAGAGACGAATCTGAATGGGAGCAGCCTTACATGTTCCACCCGGAACACTTCCTGGATGACCAGGGGCAGTTTGTCAAGAGAGACGCTTTTCTGGCATTCTCTGCAG ggCGCAGGGCGTGTCTGGGCGAGGGTCTGGCCAGGATGgaactcttcctcttcttcgcCGCTCTTCTCCAACGCTTCCGTTACACTCCTCCTCCTGGCGTCTCTGAGGACGAGCTGGACCTCACACCAGCGGTGGGGCTCACTctcaacccctccccccacaaaCTGTGTGCAGTTAGGAGGTCTTGA